One Streptomyces sp. NBC_00223 genomic window carries:
- the ychF gene encoding redox-regulated ATPase YchF: protein MSLSIGIVGLPNVGKSTLFNALTKNDVLAANYPFATIEPNVGVVGVPDPRLTTLAGIFSSVRVLPATVDFVDIAGIVRGASVGEGLGNKFLANIRESDAICQVIRAFKDENVVHVDGKVSPKDDIETINTELILADLQSVEKAIPRLTKEARLQKEKAAVLAAAEAAQKILAAGDTLFSAGITKGTEQGTLLHELHLLTTKPFLYVFNVDEDELTDEAFKDEQRALVAPAEAIFLNAKLESDLAELDDAEALELLQSVGQQEPGLATLARVGFETLGLQTYLTAGPKESRAWTIKRGATAPEAAGVIHTDFQKGFIKAEVISFADLVATGSVAEARAKGKARMEGKDYVMQDGDVVEFRFNV from the coding sequence GTGTCGCTCTCCATCGGAATCGTCGGTCTGCCGAATGTCGGCAAGTCGACGCTCTTCAACGCCCTGACCAAGAACGACGTGCTGGCGGCCAACTACCCGTTCGCCACGATCGAGCCGAACGTCGGGGTGGTGGGCGTCCCCGACCCCCGGCTCACCACGCTCGCCGGGATCTTCAGTTCGGTACGGGTGCTGCCCGCCACGGTCGACTTCGTGGACATCGCGGGCATCGTGCGCGGCGCCTCGGTGGGCGAGGGGCTGGGCAACAAGTTCCTCGCGAACATCCGTGAGTCCGACGCGATCTGCCAGGTCATCCGGGCCTTCAAGGACGAGAACGTCGTCCATGTCGACGGCAAGGTCTCGCCCAAGGACGACATCGAGACCATCAACACCGAGCTGATCCTCGCCGACCTCCAGTCGGTCGAGAAGGCGATCCCGCGCCTGACGAAGGAAGCGCGCCTCCAGAAGGAGAAGGCGGCGGTGCTGGCCGCCGCCGAGGCCGCGCAGAAGATCCTCGCGGCCGGCGACACGCTCTTCTCGGCGGGCATCACCAAGGGCACCGAGCAGGGCACTCTCCTGCACGAGCTGCACCTGCTCACCACCAAGCCCTTCCTCTACGTCTTCAACGTCGACGAGGACGAGCTGACCGACGAGGCGTTCAAGGACGAGCAGCGCGCCCTGGTCGCGCCCGCCGAGGCGATCTTCCTCAACGCCAAGCTGGAGTCCGACCTCGCGGAGCTGGACGACGCGGAGGCGCTGGAACTGCTCCAGTCGGTCGGCCAGCAGGAGCCGGGGCTGGCCACGCTGGCCCGGGTGGGCTTCGAGACGCTCGGCCTCCAGACGTATCTGACGGCCGGCCCCAAGGAGTCCCGGGCCTGGACGATCAAGCGCGGGGCCACCGCGCCCGAGGCGGCGGGGGTCATCCACACGGACTTCCAGAAGGGCTTCATCAAGGCGGAGGTCATCTCCTTCGCGGACCTGGTGGCGACCGGCTCGGTCGCCGAGGCCCGCGCGAAGGGCAAGGCCCGCATGGAGGGCAAGGACTACGTCATGCAGGACGGCGACGTAGTGGAATTCCGATTTAACGTCTGA
- a CDS encoding ice-binding family protein produces MPGRRALSSSVAVVVLVAGASVALLPTSASAIATAVPLGTVDSFAVLGGQSVTNTGPTTVTGDLGVSPGTAISGFPPGLVNGATHSADAVALQAQSDLTTAYNNAAGQAPDASISGDLGGLTLAPGVYNASSSIGLTGTLTLDAAGDPNAVWVFQIGSTLITASNSRVLLINGASPCNVFWQVGSSTTLGTDTTFVGTIMSLTSTGLNTGATVSGRALARNGSVTLDTNTITRPSCGTTTGGTTTGGTTTGGTTTGGTTGGTTGGTTSGGTSGGLLGGVTTGGLLGGVTTGGLLGGVTTGGLIGGSSIAGNTVGGGSAGNTAGNTAGNTAGNTAGNTGGGQGRPPQHGKPPYEHKPEHNKPGYGQPEQQPGYGKPEEQPGYGRPEQQQPGYGAPEQQPGYGQSGQQPPEYGKPEQQPEYGQPQENWHTE; encoded by the coding sequence ATGCCCGGCAGGCGTGCCCTGTCCTCGTCGGTCGCCGTGGTGGTGCTCGTCGCCGGCGCCTCGGTGGCGTTGCTGCCGACGTCCGCCTCCGCCATCGCGACAGCCGTGCCGCTGGGCACGGTCGACAGCTTCGCGGTGCTGGGCGGCCAGTCGGTCACCAACACGGGTCCCACGACGGTCACCGGTGACCTGGGGGTGAGCCCGGGCACGGCGATCAGCGGTTTCCCGCCGGGTCTGGTGAACGGTGCCACCCACTCCGCCGACGCTGTCGCCCTCCAGGCCCAGAGCGACCTGACGACGGCGTACAACAACGCGGCCGGCCAGGCGCCGGACGCGAGCATCTCCGGTGACCTGGGTGGTCTGACCCTGGCTCCCGGTGTCTACAACGCGTCGTCCTCCATCGGACTCACCGGCACGCTCACCCTGGACGCCGCGGGCGACCCCAACGCGGTGTGGGTCTTCCAGATCGGCTCCACGCTGATCACCGCCTCGAACAGCCGGGTGCTCCTGATCAACGGAGCCTCGCCCTGCAATGTCTTCTGGCAGGTGGGCAGTTCGACCACGCTCGGCACCGACACCACCTTCGTCGGCACCATCATGTCGCTGACCTCCACGGGCCTGAACACCGGCGCGACCGTCAGCGGCCGCGCCCTGGCCCGTAACGGCTCCGTGACGCTGGACACCAACACCATCACCCGGCCCTCGTGCGGTACGACCACAGGGGGTACGACGACGGGCGGCACGACCACCGGCGGGACGACCACCGGGGGGACCACGGGCGGCACCACGGGCGGCACCACGTCGGGCGGCACATCGGGCGGCCTTCTGGGCGGCGTCACCACCGGTGGGCTCCTGGGTGGCGTCACCACCGGCGGGCTTCTGGGCGGTGTCACCACCGGCGGCCTGATCGGCGGCAGTTCGATCGCCGGCAACACGGTCGGCGGCGGCTCCGCCGGTAACACGGCGGGCAACACCGCCGGGAACACCGCGGGCAACACGGCGGGCAACACCGGAGGCGGCCAGGGCCGTCCGCCGCAGCACGGGAAGCCCCCGTACGAGCACAAGCCGGAGCACAACAAGCCGGGTTACGGGCAGCCGGAGCAGCAGCCGGGTTACGGGAAGCCGGAAGAGCAGCCCGGATACGGCCGGCCGGAGCAGCAGCAGCCGGGTTACGGGGCCCCCGAACAGCAGCCGGGTTACGGCCAGTCCGGGCAGCAGCCGCCGGAGTACGGGAAGCCGGAGCAGCAGCCGGAGTACGGGCAGCCGCAGGAGAACTGGCACACCGAGTAG
- a CDS encoding ArsR family transcriptional regulator, with amino-acid sequence MKVSPSLLPILRSRMQGELLALVLLHPDREYSITELAAEVGVTPTAVLREVDRLAGGGILADRRVGRSRLVKARTDTPLYRPLSELMSVSFGPVPVLTDALAGLEGVERAYIYGSWAARYNGEPGLPPADVDVLVVGAPDADALFDLAEEASRRLRREVNVHRVSAAAWEARTDDPFLASVRERPLVQLDLDLEAQ; translated from the coding sequence ATGAAAGTATCGCCGAGCCTGCTCCCCATCCTCCGGTCTCGCATGCAAGGGGAGCTCCTCGCGTTGGTGCTCCTGCATCCGGACCGCGAGTACAGCATCACCGAGCTCGCGGCCGAGGTCGGCGTGACCCCCACCGCTGTCCTGCGGGAGGTTGACCGGTTGGCTGGTGGTGGCATCCTGGCTGATCGGCGCGTGGGGCGCAGTCGCCTCGTCAAGGCCCGCACGGACACTCCGCTGTACCGTCCGCTGAGCGAGCTCATGTCCGTCTCCTTCGGCCCCGTGCCCGTGCTCACTGATGCGCTCGCTGGACTCGAAGGCGTGGAGCGGGCCTACATCTACGGCTCGTGGGCCGCTCGGTACAACGGTGAGCCGGGGCTGCCGCCTGCTGATGTGGACGTCCTCGTTGTGGGTGCCCCCGATGCCGACGCGCTCTTCGACCTTGCCGAGGAGGCGTCACGGCGCTTGCGTCGTGAGGTCAACGTGCATCGGGTCTCCGCCGCGGCGTGGGAGGCCCGGACGGACGATCCGTTCCTCGCCAGCGTTCGCGAACGTCCCCTGGTACAGCTGGACCTTGACTTGGAGGCGCAATGA